From Micromonospora echinaurantiaca:
TGGGCTCGTACGCGACGCTCGGGCTGCTGCTGCTCGCCAGCGTCCTCTTCTTTGTCATGGCGTTCTCGGCCAACCGGGTGTTACGTCCTGCCCGTCCGGCCGATCCGCCGGGGAAGCGGGCCAGCTACGAGTGTGGCCTCGATCCGGTCGGCGCCGACTGGGCGCAGATGCAGATCCGGTACTACGTGTACGCGTACCTGTACGTGCTGTTCGCGGTGGAGTCGGTCTTCCTCTTCCCCTGGGCGGTGGTCTTCGACCGGCCGGGGTTCGGGATGGTCACCGTGGTCGAGATGGCGATCTTCGTGGCGGTGCTGGCGCTCGGCATCCTCTACGCGTGGCGCCGCAACATCCTGCGCTGGACCTGACCCGCCCGCCCGGGATCCGACCCGTCCGGCGGAGCCTCGCTCGGGCGGCGGGCGCCTGACCGCCCGGCGCGGTCAGGCGAGGCCGCGGCGGGTCGCCGTGGGCGGCCGGTCGCCCCGGATCGAGGCGACCATGTCGAGCACCCGGCGGGTCTGGCGTACCTGGTGGGCCCGGAACACCCGAGCGCCCAGCCAGGCGGAGACGGCGGTCGCCGCCAGGGTGCCCTCCAGCCGCTCGGCCACCGGCAGGTCCAGCGTCTCGCCGACGAAGTCCTTGTTGGACAGGGCGACCAGCAACGGCCAGCCGGTGCGGGTGAGCTCGTCCAGCCGGCGGGTGATCTCCAGCGAGTGGCGGGTGTTCTTGCCGAAGTCGTGCGCCGGATCGATCAGGATGCCGTCCCGACGTACGCCGAGCGCGACCGCGCGGTCGGCCAGCTTCGTCACCGTGGCGAGCACGTCGGCCACCACGTCGTCGAAGGCCGCGCGGTGCGGCCGGGTCCGCGGCGCCAGCCCGCCGGCGTGCGAGCAGACCAGCCCGGCGCCGGTGTCGGCGGCCACCTGGGCCAGTGCCGGGTCGGCGCCGGACCAGGTGTCGTTGAGCAGGTCGGCGCCGGCGGCCACCGCCTCCACCGCCACCTCGGCCCGCCAGGTGTCGATCGAGATGACCACCTCCGGGAACGCGGCCCGGACGGCGGCGATGGTGTCCACCGTCCGGCGGATCTCCTCGGCCACGTCGACCTCGGCTCCCGGGCCGGCCTTGACCCCGCCGATGTCGATGATCTCGGCGCCCTCCTCGACCGCCCGCTCCACCGCCCGCAGTGCGCTGTCGGCGGCGAAGGTCGCGCCCCGGTCGAAGAACGAGTCCGGCGTGCGGTTGACGATCGCCATCACCACCAGGTCGCCGGCGTCGAACGTCCGCGCACCGAGCCGAAGCGCTCCGGCCATGCCGCCTCCCGAGTTCCGCGCCGCCGACCGCCCGTCGCCGGCCGATCCCGACGCTATCCGGTCGCCGGCCGCCGCCTCCGCCCGCCCGCCGGACGCTGTCCCCGCGCCGCCGGTCGGCCCGGTACGGCCCGCGCTCA
This genomic window contains:
- the folP gene encoding dihydropteroate synthase, whose amino-acid sequence is MAGALRLGARTFDAGDLVVMAIVNRTPDSFFDRGATFAADSALRAVERAVEEGAEIIDIGGVKAGPGAEVDVAEEIRRTVDTIAAVRAAFPEVVISIDTWRAEVAVEAVAAGADLLNDTWSGADPALAQVAADTGAGLVCSHAGGLAPRTRPHRAAFDDVVADVLATVTKLADRAVALGVRRDGILIDPAHDFGKNTRHSLEITRRLDELTRTGWPLLVALSNKDFVGETLDLPVAERLEGTLAATAVSAWLGARVFRAHQVRQTRRVLDMVASIRGDRPPTATRRGLA
- the ndhC gene encoding NADH-quinone oxidoreductase subunit A, whose translation is MTGYLGSYATLGLLLLASVLFFVMAFSANRVLRPARPADPPGKRASYECGLDPVGADWAQMQIRYYVYAYLYVLFAVESVFLFPWAVVFDRPGFGMVTVVEMAIFVAVLALGILYAWRRNILRWT